A genomic stretch from Anabaena cylindrica PCC 7122 includes:
- a CDS encoding tyrosine-type recombinase/integrase — protein MVISQMDITNVEVSNVEILPPSSSQVVSRDTAQPVTAELVEEVIRQYYYRTPAVANDEELILAWAGSQNREQTKRKYYRFGQKLLAWFENQGVRDLRLVQPPKLLEFIASWGEVSPYTKSNQVLMLRSLWSYGHGENVGYFLRNIASTINYDNFSDLPKAERYLEDWEMAQLADVAQRLGEQHWLVFCLLFYSGMRVGEVGRVTVPGDKPGQPKEDYPGLYWHNFKWQPDPIPEDRYRGYYTIKFRGKGGKYREIGLDHQTSLIFKKYRGMAGEKMPVFPNLSPDPKKRGLPLSDRAIKRLIQDISEVAKVKFSCHWLRHSHASRAVDSKSLFEVQDQLGHSKSDTTKTYVRSKKDAGTGTVLPRF, from the coding sequence ATGGTTATTTCCCAGATGGATATCACTAATGTTGAGGTGAGCAACGTAGAAATTCTCCCTCCCTCTTCCAGTCAGGTTGTATCTCGTGATACTGCTCAACCTGTGACCGCCGAATTAGTAGAGGAGGTGATTCGTCAATATTATTACCGCACACCTGCTGTAGCAAATGATGAGGAGTTGATTTTGGCTTGGGCAGGGTCGCAGAACCGTGAACAAACTAAGCGAAAATACTATCGCTTTGGTCAAAAATTACTCGCTTGGTTTGAAAATCAAGGTGTACGGGATTTACGGCTGGTTCAGCCACCAAAGTTACTGGAATTTATTGCTAGTTGGGGTGAGGTTTCCCCTTATACTAAATCTAACCAGGTTTTGATGTTGCGATCGCTCTGGAGTTATGGTCATGGGGAGAATGTCGGCTATTTTTTACGGAATATTGCTAGTACCATAAATTACGATAATTTCAGTGACTTACCGAAGGCAGAGCGTTATTTAGAAGATTGGGAGATGGCGCAGTTGGCTGATGTTGCCCAGCGATTGGGGGAGCAGCACTGGCTAGTTTTTTGTTTGCTTTTTTATAGTGGGATGCGGGTGGGTGAGGTTGGTCGGGTGACGGTTCCTGGTGATAAACCGGGTCAGCCGAAGGAAGATTATCCGGGTTTATATTGGCACAACTTTAAATGGCAACCCGACCCGATACCAGAAGATAGGTATCGGGGGTATTACACAATTAAGTTTCGCGGGAAGGGGGGGAAGTACCGGGAGATAGGTTTGGACCACCAGACTTCGCTGATATTTAAAAAGTACCGGGGGATGGCAGGTGAGAAGATGCCAGTGTTTCCGAATCTGTCACCTGACCCGAAAAAGCGGGGGTTGCCATTGAGTGACCGAGCGATTAAAAGGTTGATTCAGGATATATCTGAAGTGGCCAAGGTGAAGTTTTCTTGCCACTGGTTGCGCCATTCCCACGCGTCGCGGGCGGTGGATAGTAAATCACTGTTTGAGGTGCAAGACCAGTTGGGGCATAGTAAGAGTGATACGACTAAGACCTATGTTCGTTCTAAAAAGGATGCGGGAACGGGGACTGTGTTGCCGAGGTTTTGA